From a single Cytophagales bacterium WSM2-2 genomic region:
- a CDS encoding SusC/RagA family TonB-linked outer membrane protein has protein sequence MKKFLLMCFSFGLTLSVWAQDRVVTGRVTSKDDGAPLPGVNVVIKGTTVGTVTDADGKYTLSVPKDGKSLLFSFISLRTEEIEIEDRTVIDIQLNLDVTQLSEVVVTGLGLSKERKSLGYSVASVSSELINQRAEGDVMRVLSGKAAGVDITQTSGLAGSGTNINIRGFSSVTGSTQPLFVIDGVAFDGGTNSQASFVYGSQTGSRFFDIDPNSVESVSILKGLSATVLYGEAGRNGVILITTKNGASAQKKGKVPVSVNVNSSFNAIQVAQFPEYQDHWGGGFEQIGGTAYFSNWGSPLDGHLIPHPYDKPAFNIAFPEYAGAQYAYKAYNSVPRFFKTGLTQTNSINISGGTEKAKVNANVGYQNTDGFSPGNSTNRINFGLGGSIDISEKINFNGTFNFVRSNIVQPPTGVSTGSSATNGVSLFGDLWYTPRSIDLMGLPWENPLDHSAAYYRPANDIPNPRWLAANSSNGQKTNRVYGQMALKYSPLKNLSFTYRAGYDVYSEEGSFYINKGSGTNFTQGGYRSTVGLNAIFDQYALVAYNAKLGDNIGLNVDAGLNYRDIEYKQTGMFSQQQLVYGLIDHSNFVAHQNTDEAGYDLDYRKKQVSLGLFAQTTLDYKNIVFLNLGGRFGSSSTVEKNNRGIFFPSVSTSIVLSDAIQSMAGSKAVSFLKIRGGYATSARFPDPYSTRQTLGSATNLFVGPTGSIINANYTDNRLANSNLKPELLNEFEAGIEARFFNNLITFDFTVFDKRSTNQILDRPLDSSTGYGISQVNAGSIYNKGVELNIGVNVIKNSNWNWKVDAIYSLYRNKVYDMPSYAKSIALSGIIQTRGNYAIDGQPINVIQGIARTRDTNGNLKVDQTTGIWDKDSQISIIANPNPNYKLTGISTVSYKNFTFRMQWNFVQGGQIYSTTANILLTRGLTKDTDIDRTLPIVLKGVSDIDGTPNRVMVSAADAYFNGLLNGTDDTKVYDASVIRLKEISLSYNFPSSILSKTRVIKGAAIAITGSNLWYRGLGMPKYTHVDPEQNSLGVGNGRGFEYMTSPSAKTYGVNLNLTF, from the coding sequence ATGAAGAAGTTTTTACTCATGTGCTTTTCATTCGGCTTGACGCTCAGTGTCTGGGCGCAAGACCGCGTGGTAACAGGCCGAGTGACATCTAAAGACGATGGAGCTCCATTACCTGGTGTAAACGTTGTGATTAAAGGAACGACCGTAGGAACAGTAACTGATGCAGATGGTAAATACACCCTTTCAGTACCAAAGGATGGGAAAAGCCTTTTGTTTTCGTTCATTAGTCTTAGAACCGAAGAAATTGAGATTGAAGATCGTACGGTTATAGACATTCAACTTAATCTTGATGTAACTCAACTTTCCGAAGTTGTGGTTACGGGGTTGGGTCTTTCAAAAGAGAGGAAAAGTCTTGGTTATTCCGTTGCTTCCGTTTCATCAGAACTTATCAACCAACGAGCCGAAGGAGATGTAATGCGTGTTTTATCCGGTAAAGCAGCGGGAGTAGATATTACTCAAACCAGTGGGTTAGCGGGTAGTGGAACGAACATTAATATCCGGGGTTTTTCATCCGTGACTGGCTCTACACAGCCGTTGTTCGTTATTGATGGTGTTGCATTTGATGGAGGCACCAACAGCCAGGCTAGTTTTGTTTACGGAAGCCAGACCGGGAGTCGCTTTTTTGATATTGACCCTAATTCAGTTGAATCCGTAAGCATTTTGAAAGGGTTGAGTGCTACCGTCTTGTATGGTGAAGCTGGCAGAAATGGTGTAATCCTGATCACAACAAAAAATGGAGCTTCGGCTCAGAAAAAAGGAAAAGTCCCCGTCTCTGTAAATGTGAACAGCTCCTTTAATGCTATTCAGGTGGCTCAATTTCCAGAATATCAGGATCATTGGGGCGGTGGTTTTGAACAAATTGGCGGTACAGCATATTTTAGCAATTGGGGAAGCCCGTTGGACGGCCATTTGATACCACATCCATATGATAAACCTGCATTTAATATAGCATTCCCTGAATATGCCGGTGCGCAATATGCATATAAGGCATATAATAGCGTGCCCAGATTCTTTAAAACAGGCCTTACTCAAACGAACTCTATTAATATTTCCGGAGGGACAGAAAAAGCAAAAGTAAATGCGAACGTTGGATATCAGAATACGGACGGTTTTTCTCCGGGCAACTCTACCAACAGGATTAACTTCGGCCTTGGCGGTTCAATTGACATTTCTGAAAAAATTAACTTCAATGGTACATTTAATTTTGTCAGGTCAAATATAGTACAGCCTCCAACTGGTGTCAGTACTGGAAGCAGTGCAACAAACGGTGTTTCGCTTTTTGGAGACCTTTGGTACACCCCACGATCAATCGATCTTATGGGACTTCCATGGGAGAACCCTTTGGATCACTCGGCTGCTTACTACCGTCCGGCTAACGATATTCCAAATCCTCGCTGGCTTGCCGCTAATTCTAGCAATGGACAAAAAACAAACCGGGTTTACGGACAAATGGCACTTAAGTATAGCCCGCTCAAAAACCTAAGCTTCACCTATCGCGCCGGATATGATGTTTATTCTGAGGAAGGCTCTTTCTACATCAATAAGGGTAGTGGAACAAACTTCACACAAGGTGGATACAGAAGTACAGTTGGCCTGAATGCAATTTTCGATCAATATGCATTGGTGGCTTACAATGCAAAACTTGGGGATAATATCGGACTTAATGTCGATGCCGGTCTTAACTATCGAGACATTGAGTATAAACAAACAGGTATGTTTAGCCAACAGCAGTTGGTGTATGGGCTCATCGACCATTCAAATTTTGTGGCTCACCAAAACACTGATGAAGCAGGATACGATCTGGACTATCGCAAAAAGCAGGTGTCGTTGGGTTTGTTTGCACAAACTACTCTCGATTATAAAAATATTGTTTTCTTAAATCTGGGTGGACGTTTCGGCTCAAGCAGCACCGTTGAAAAAAACAACAGAGGTATATTTTTCCCCAGCGTAAGCACATCGATTGTGCTTTCAGATGCCATTCAGTCAATGGCTGGAAGTAAAGCTGTTAGTTTCTTAAAAATCAGGGGTGGTTATGCTACAAGTGCACGCTTTCCTGATCCTTATTCTACAAGACAGACACTGGGTAGTGCAACCAATCTGTTTGTTGGCCCAACGGGATCTATTATTAATGCCAATTATACAGACAATAGACTGGCTAACTCCAATTTGAAACCCGAACTGTTGAACGAGTTTGAAGCAGGAATCGAAGCAAGGTTTTTTAATAACCTGATAACTTTCGATTTCACGGTGTTCGATAAACGCTCTACTAATCAAATTTTGGATAGGCCCCTGGATTCCTCTACCGGATATGGTATATCTCAGGTCAATGCTGGTTCAATATATAACAAAGGTGTTGAGCTAAATATCGGTGTCAATGTGATCAAGAATAGTAATTGGAATTGGAAGGTAGATGCCATCTATAGCTTATATAGAAATAAGGTATATGACATGCCCTCTTATGCTAAGTCGATTGCCCTGTCGGGAATAATTCAAACTCGTGGAAATTATGCAATCGATGGTCAGCCCATAAATGTGATTCAGGGCATAGCACGTACTCGCGATACCAATGGCAATCTTAAGGTAGATCAGACTACTGGCATTTGGGACAAGGATTCTCAAATCTCGATAATAGCAAACCCCAATCCCAATTATAAGCTAACAGGAATTTCAACAGTGTCCTATAAGAATTTTACGTTTAGAATGCAGTGGAATTTTGTTCAAGGCGGACAGATCTACTCTACTACGGCTAACATCTTATTGACACGTGGTTTGACAAAAGACACTGACATAGATCGGACTTTGCCTATTGTATTAAAAGGGGTGAGCGATATTGATGGAACTCCCAATAGGGTAATGGTCTCAGCGGCTGACGCGTATTTCAATGGTTTATTAAATGGAACTGACGATACCAAAGTATATGATGCGTCTGTTATTCGGTTAAAGGAGATTTCTTTGAGCTATAACTTTCCTAGTTCAATTTTATCAAAAACAAGAGTTATCAAAGGTGCGGCTATAGCTATTACAGGCTCTAATTTATGGTATCGCGGACTCGGAATGCCCAAATACACGCATGTCGACCCTGAACAAAATAGTTTGGGTGTTGGCAATGGCAGAGGATTTGAATATATGACTTCCCCTTCAGCCAAAACATACGGTGTTAATTTGAATCTCACCTTCTGA
- a CDS encoding SusC/RagA family TonB-linked outer membrane protein yields the protein MCFSFGLTLSVWAQDRVVTGKVTSNIDGSPLPGVNVLLKSTTSGTVTTAEGRYSLSIPNGATVLSFSFIGFKTVDIEVGERTIVDIGLDQDAAQLAEVVVTALGIERNKNELAYASQSVSSDQVVQARNNNFVNSLSGRVAGLDIKTNNTMGGSTNVVIRGMKSITGSNQALFVIDGVPVSNDNQNNNVNSTQSAGGGGPDYGNAAADINPDNIASVNVLKGAAATALYGSRGTNGVIMITTKAGKKKSFDVVINSGVTWGTINKSTFPTYQKEYGAGYKDYIKDGTASTYTGLDGTLTTTHFGDDASYGPKFDPNLLVYQWSALDPFSPNYQHATPWVAGKNDPSTFYETATNSNQSILISGGGDNATYKFGYTRSDEKGVLPNSSLKKDMFSFSATMDLTSKIKLTSSVNYTAVSGLGRYGTGYSGLNPNQGFRQWWEQNLDIKELREAYFRNGKNVTWNWASTAGLGPVFADNPYWDRYQNYNNDSRNNIFGYAQLDYKLAQWLTVVGRVGVNQTSDFIEQRVAVGSAATSSYTRFNQTSKERNFDLMLNFNKAITKDINWRAVLGSNIRRNENSSIRGATVSGLVVPGLYSLSNSAGAVVPAETYTRIGVDGLYMNTTFGYKDIVFVEGSVRQDKSTTLPNSNNSYVYGSVGGTFAFSTLLSNASWLSNGRLRSNYATVGNSAPALSIYNVYDKPSPFGTSTLFSLPNIRNNALLRPEKTASWEIGLEAAFLHDRVGFDATYYSASTSDQILPVTVSAATGYTQAYVNSGEIQNKGIELSVFATPVKTTDFSWTVNVNFTRNRNKVIYLYGQGTGEVTNVQVASFQGGVTTNAAKGQPYGVIRGRDFVYTNGQKTIGTDGNYIRGASSADIIGNPNPDWLGGVNNTFKYKNFTFNFLIDTRQGGNLFSLDLWYGEGTGQYLKTAGLNAKGNESRLPVAQGGGVLLPGVQADGSPNTVYAENLDGNGKSPFGYFANNGLSAVNKAYIYNASYIKLREVNLTYSVPKEIISKLGGFKGIDLSLIGRNLFIIKDLPYSDPEESLSSGNANAGYQSGAYPSMRSYGFNVKLKF from the coding sequence ATGTGCTTTTCATTCGGCTTGACGCTCAGTGTCTGGGCGCAAGACCGTGTGGTTACAGGCAAGGTAACGTCTAATATAGACGGGAGTCCATTGCCAGGTGTAAACGTTTTATTAAAAAGTACTACAAGTGGTACTGTCACGACAGCAGAGGGTAGGTATTCATTGTCAATACCTAACGGGGCAACAGTTCTATCTTTCTCGTTCATTGGTTTCAAAACTGTGGATATTGAAGTTGGTGAAAGAACGATTGTGGATATTGGGTTAGACCAAGATGCCGCTCAGTTAGCCGAGGTGGTGGTGACCGCCTTAGGTATCGAAAGAAATAAGAACGAGTTGGCGTATGCGTCACAGTCGGTGAGCAGTGATCAGGTAGTGCAGGCGCGGAACAACAATTTTGTTAACTCTCTCTCCGGAAGAGTGGCAGGATTGGATATCAAGACAAATAATACAATGGGGGGATCAACTAACGTGGTGATCCGGGGTATGAAATCGATTACAGGCAGTAATCAGGCATTGTTTGTCATTGATGGAGTTCCGGTTTCAAATGATAACCAAAATAATAACGTTAACTCAACACAATCTGCGGGAGGTGGTGGTCCTGACTACGGTAACGCTGCTGCTGACATTAACCCCGATAATATTGCGTCAGTCAACGTACTAAAAGGAGCTGCAGCCACAGCTTTGTACGGATCCAGAGGTACTAACGGTGTAATTATGATCACTACAAAGGCAGGGAAAAAGAAGAGTTTTGATGTAGTAATTAACAGTGGTGTTACTTGGGGGACTATCAACAAATCTACTTTTCCAACTTATCAAAAGGAATATGGTGCTGGCTATAAAGACTATATTAAAGATGGTACAGCATCTACTTATACGGGTCTTGATGGAACGTTAACGACAACACATTTTGGTGATGATGCTTCATATGGCCCTAAGTTTGATCCTAACTTGTTAGTATATCAATGGTCGGCATTAGATCCTTTTTCTCCTAACTACCAACATGCAACGCCATGGGTAGCTGGAAAGAACGATCCTTCTACTTTTTATGAAACGGCAACTAACTCCAATCAAAGCATCCTGATTTCGGGAGGTGGTGACAATGCTACTTATAAGTTTGGGTATACCAGATCCGATGAAAAAGGAGTATTACCGAATAGTAGTCTGAAGAAAGATATGTTCAGTTTCAGCGCCACTATGGATCTTACCAGCAAAATAAAACTGACTTCTTCTGTTAACTATACAGCCGTTAGTGGCCTTGGACGGTACGGCACTGGATATAGTGGTTTGAATCCCAACCAGGGCTTTCGTCAATGGTGGGAGCAAAATCTAGATATCAAAGAACTACGCGAAGCTTATTTCCGCAACGGAAAGAATGTTACCTGGAATTGGGCAAGTACAGCAGGCCTGGGCCCCGTTTTTGCAGATAACCCTTACTGGGATCGTTATCAGAACTATAACAATGATTCACGAAACAATATTTTCGGTTACGCTCAGCTGGATTATAAATTAGCCCAATGGCTAACAGTAGTTGGTCGTGTTGGAGTAAATCAAACATCGGATTTCATTGAACAACGAGTTGCAGTGGGTAGCGCAGCAACATCTAGCTATACAAGATTCAATCAAACCTCGAAAGAACGAAATTTTGACCTGATGCTTAACTTCAATAAGGCCATTACCAAAGACATCAATTGGCGCGCGGTACTTGGATCAAATATCAGACGGAACGAGAACTCTTCAATTCGTGGGGCTACGGTAAGTGGTTTGGTAGTGCCTGGCCTGTACTCATTATCTAACTCCGCAGGAGCAGTGGTTCCTGCAGAAACCTATACTAGAATTGGAGTCGACGGATTGTATATGAATACGACCTTCGGTTACAAGGATATCGTATTTGTTGAGGGAAGCGTTAGACAAGATAAATCAACTACTCTTCCAAATTCAAATAACTCTTATGTCTACGGTTCAGTTGGTGGTACATTTGCCTTTTCAACACTTCTTAGTAATGCATCATGGTTATCGAACGGAAGATTAAGAAGTAACTACGCAACAGTAGGTAATAGTGCTCCTGCCCTATCCATTTATAATGTGTATGATAAGCCATCACCGTTTGGGACATCGACATTATTTTCCCTACCTAACATCAGGAACAATGCGCTGCTAAGGCCCGAGAAAACTGCAAGCTGGGAAATTGGCTTAGAGGCAGCATTCTTGCATGATCGTGTTGGATTTGACGCTACCTACTACTCAGCAAGCACGTCAGATCAGATATTACCCGTAACAGTATCAGCTGCTACAGGTTATACTCAAGCGTATGTTAACTCAGGAGAAATTCAGAACAAGGGGATTGAACTTTCAGTTTTTGCAACTCCTGTAAAGACGACAGATTTTTCATGGACTGTGAACGTGAATTTTACGCGCAACAGGAACAAAGTTATTTACTTATATGGTCAAGGAACAGGAGAGGTTACCAATGTTCAGGTAGCAAGCTTCCAGGGAGGTGTTACAACAAATGCTGCCAAAGGCCAGCCCTATGGTGTAATCAGAGGCCGTGATTTTGTTTATACTAATGGCCAGAAAACAATAGGGACTGATGGTAATTACATTAGAGGGGCTAGCTCAGCAGATATTATTGGTAATCCAAACCCTGACTGGTTGGGAGGTGTGAATAATACTTTTAAATACAAGAACTTTACATTTAATTTTCTAATTGATACGCGTCAGGGCGGGAACTTGTTTTCACTTGACTTGTGGTATGGAGAAGGCACAGGCCAATATCTTAAGACCGCAGGCCTAAACGCCAAAGGTAATGAATCGCGTTTGCCTGTGGCGCAAGGTGGAGGGGTTTTACTCCCAGGGGTTCAGGCTGATGGATCTCCCAACACCGTGTATGCAGAAAATCTTGATGGTAACGGGAAAAGTCCTTTTGGTTACTTTGCCAATAACGGGCTTAGTGCTGTGAACAAAGCATACATTTACAATGCTTCTTACATTAAGCTAAGAGAAGTGAATTTGACTTATTCTGTGCCTAAAGAAATCATATCAAAGCTGGGTGGTTTCAAAGGTATAGATCTTTCACTGATAGGCAGAAATTTATTTATCATTAAGGACCTACCTTATTCTGACCCTGAAGAAAGTCTGAGTTCAGGAAATGCCAACGCAGGCTATCAAAGTGGTGCGTATCCCTCCATGCGGAGTTATGGTTTCAATGTTAAATTAAAATTCTAG